One Vallitalea longa genomic window, TACCTGCTGAATTTGAATATTGTTTTTGTCATTCGTATTCTGATATCAAATCAATGAGTAGAAGTGGTGTATGGGAAGATGAAGGGAATATTATAGGGGTAGCCCATATAGAATTTCAACTTGGAGAGGCATTTTTTGAAATTGCTGACGGTTATAATTTTTTAAGAGAAGAAATGTTAGATTATAGTGAGAAATATTTGCGGGGAACAAAAGAAGACGGAAAAGAATTTCTATATGTAAAAGTTCCTCAACATGAATCAAAATTTAAAGAATACATTGAAAAGAAAAATTATAAATATGATATTACATATAAGTGTATGTATATGCCACTTAATAAGGATTTCTTAGTTGAATTACCTAAAGGTTATAAAATAATTAGCATACATGATGGTGTTGATCATGCAAAACTTCAAATAGCAAAACAACTAGGATTTAATCATAAAATGGAAGATATAAAAGGCGACCATCTTGCTAATAGCCTTATATGTGCTACAGGACCTCATTTTATTCCAGAAATGAATTATGTAGTTGTTGCTCCTAATGGCGATTATGTAGCTTATGGTGGATTCTGGTATGATAAGAGAATGGATTTAGCTTATCTAGAACCCCTCTGCACTCATCCGGATTATAGAAAAAAAGGACTTGCAAAAGCAATTCTAAGTAAGGGGATGAATGAATGTAGAAAACTAGGGGCTAAATATTGTACAGGAGGTCAAAATGATTTTTATTCCCATTTGGGATTTTATGAATACAACAGGTATGATTGGTGGTATAAGGAATTTTGATTTCATAATGAAATAAGTACTATTAATAAAATGACATGAATGTACTGAAAATTTAATGAAGAGGTGAATTTTATGATTAGAAAATTACATGAAAAAGATAGAATAACAGTTTTAGAATTTCTGAATGAAGATCCATCTATAAATATATTCATAATAGGTGATATTGAAACTTATGGATTCAATAATGAGATGCAAGAATTGTGGGGACAGTTTTCAGATGATGGACAAATGGAAGGTGTGTTATTAAGGTATAGAGAAAGTTTTATTCCATATTATAATAACCCTAATATTGATAATACTGATTTTGTAAATATAATGTTGAATTATAAAGAAT contains:
- a CDS encoding GNAT family N-acetyltransferase; the encoded protein is MLQQRYFKYLQDYNNVYEMLVNNFKSNNVNNNMIPAEFEYCFCHSYSDIKSMSRSGVWEDEGNIIGVAHIEFQLGEAFFEIADGYNFLREEMLDYSEKYLRGTKEDGKEFLYVKVPQHESKFKEYIEKKNYKYDITYKCMYMPLNKDFLVELPKGYKIISIHDGVDHAKLQIAKQLGFNHKMEDIKGDHLANSLICATGPHFIPEMNYVVVAPNGDYVAYGGFWYDKRMDLAYLEPLCTHPDYRKKGLAKAILSKGMNECRKLGAKYCTGGQNDFYSHLGFYEYNRYDWWYKEF